The Pelagicoccus enzymogenes genome has a window encoding:
- a CDS encoding ABC transporter ATP-binding protein, translated as MTENGIGAALRLRGVSKRYGKLQALDAVDLEVEPGEIFALLGPNGAGKTTAIGCASGLIQDFEGRIEIGGYDVRKDYRITRRLVGLVPQELNFDGFFCAREALFFQSGYYGLKPDRLKIEAMLKKFALYEKADTNTRRLSGGMKRRLMVCKALMHDPAVLFLDEPTAGVDVELREDLWQVVRGLRDEGVTIVLTTHYLEEAEQLADRIGIIDGGKILRVQPREELMLELGKRWVELSFSEDVAASVFAGLQADRIEQVSSSVLRIEYDSGSGATQEEHAVGAVLDFARARDLVVVDIRAGRSSLEDIFKGLLAKKGGRG; from the coding sequence ATGACGGAGAATGGAATTGGAGCGGCATTGCGTTTGCGGGGGGTATCGAAGCGCTACGGGAAGCTGCAGGCTTTGGACGCGGTGGACTTGGAGGTGGAGCCGGGGGAGATCTTCGCTTTGTTGGGGCCAAATGGGGCGGGCAAGACGACGGCGATTGGCTGCGCCTCGGGGCTGATTCAGGATTTCGAGGGCAGGATCGAAATTGGCGGCTACGATGTACGTAAAGATTATCGAATTACGCGGCGCTTGGTGGGCTTAGTGCCGCAGGAGCTGAACTTCGATGGGTTCTTTTGCGCGCGGGAAGCCTTGTTCTTCCAGTCGGGATATTATGGCCTCAAGCCGGATCGGCTGAAGATTGAGGCCATGCTGAAGAAATTTGCCTTGTATGAGAAAGCGGATACGAACACTCGTCGCCTTTCCGGGGGCATGAAGCGTCGCTTGATGGTGTGTAAGGCCTTGATGCATGACCCGGCTGTGCTGTTTCTTGACGAGCCGACGGCCGGCGTGGACGTGGAGCTGAGGGAGGACCTTTGGCAGGTGGTTCGCGGCTTGCGGGACGAGGGGGTGACCATCGTTCTAACGACGCACTATTTGGAGGAGGCGGAGCAGCTGGCGGATCGGATTGGGATCATCGATGGCGGCAAAATCCTACGGGTGCAGCCTCGGGAGGAGCTGATGCTGGAGCTGGGGAAACGTTGGGTGGAGCTGAGTTTTTCCGAAGACGTGGCCGCGAGCGTCTTTGCGGGGCTGCAAGCGGATCGAATTGAACAGGTGTCTTCGTCTGTATTGAGAATCGAATACGACTCTGGGAGCGGAGCCACGCAGGAGGAGCATGCGGTCGGAGCTGTCTTGGATTTCGCCCGAGCTCGCGATTTGGTAGTGGTAGACATTCGAGCGGGTCGCAGTTCGCTGGAGGATATCTTCAAAGGGCTCTTGGCAAAGAAGGGAGGGCGAGGATGA
- a CDS encoding ABC transporter substrate-binding protein, with protein MSISVHQWFNKTQIALISVVALLLSSCSRIPQDRTEDGRTIVTLWTSWAGTERAGIDSVVDDFNAAQGDIFVRTLNITDPQTKIMLATAGGNPPDIAIMNNQFIAPYAENNALTPLDGLCENADIRPEHFVKTFWETATYRGRIWAVPLTCSVTTLHYNKKIFREVGYDRPPETLEELERINDLITQKRDDGSISRIGHFPLEPGWWRPEWSNWFGLGSYDGENQMLFEAEGWQQAADWLASYHQRFGKDELIKLRSGFGRFSSPQNPFFDGKVAMVLQGIWMNRFIETFAPDDFEYGVAPFPASEEADIPYFAIADADLAVIPKGADHVDEAFTFLRYLIEDGGLEKLALAHGKMTSLKAVSPDFYDKHDHPYLDVFLEIANSGYAKARPQLAQYQNYFTDTNEAANSLLYGLVTPEEGLAQIQSRQQKALDKKQLRWSRVEASYQDLWQQQIDESKN; from the coding sequence GTGTCCATCAGTGTCCATCAGTGGTTCAATAAAACCCAGATCGCCCTCATAAGCGTAGTCGCCCTCCTCCTTTCCAGCTGCTCGCGTATCCCCCAAGACCGCACCGAAGACGGCCGCACCATCGTTACCCTCTGGACCAGCTGGGCTGGCACCGAACGGGCCGGCATCGACTCCGTAGTCGACGACTTCAACGCCGCCCAAGGCGATATCTTCGTCCGCACCCTCAACATCACCGACCCGCAAACCAAGATCATGCTGGCCACCGCCGGAGGAAATCCCCCCGACATCGCCATCATGAACAACCAGTTCATCGCGCCCTACGCCGAGAACAACGCCCTCACCCCACTCGACGGCCTCTGTGAAAACGCTGACATCCGCCCAGAGCATTTCGTCAAAACCTTTTGGGAAACCGCCACCTACCGCGGACGCATTTGGGCCGTCCCCCTCACCTGCTCAGTCACCACGCTGCACTACAACAAAAAGATATTTCGCGAAGTCGGCTACGATCGCCCTCCCGAAACCCTCGAAGAGCTGGAGCGTATCAACGATCTCATTACGCAAAAGCGAGACGACGGGTCCATCTCCCGCATCGGACACTTCCCTCTCGAGCCTGGCTGGTGGCGCCCCGAGTGGAGCAATTGGTTCGGCCTCGGCTCCTATGACGGGGAAAACCAAATGCTTTTCGAAGCCGAAGGCTGGCAACAAGCTGCCGACTGGCTCGCTTCCTACCACCAACGCTTCGGCAAGGACGAGCTCATCAAGCTCCGCTCCGGCTTCGGCCGCTTCTCCTCCCCGCAAAACCCCTTCTTCGACGGAAAAGTCGCCATGGTCCTGCAAGGCATCTGGATGAACCGCTTCATCGAAACCTTCGCCCCCGACGATTTCGAATACGGCGTCGCCCCCTTTCCCGCCTCCGAGGAGGCCGACATCCCCTACTTCGCCATCGCCGACGCTGACCTCGCCGTCATCCCCAAAGGGGCCGACCACGTCGACGAAGCCTTCACCTTCCTCCGCTACCTCATCGAGGATGGCGGCCTCGAGAAACTCGCCCTCGCCCACGGCAAGATGACGTCCCTCAAAGCCGTGTCTCCAGATTTCTACGACAAGCACGACCACCCCTACCTCGACGTGTTCCTCGAGATCGCCAACTCCGGCTACGCCAAAGCCCGGCCCCAGCTCGCCCAATACCAAAACTACTTCACCGACACCAACGAAGCCGCCAACTCCCTCCTCTACGGCCTCGTCACTCCCGAGGAAGGCCTCGCCCAAATCCAGTCCCGCCAACAAAAGGCCCTCGACAAGAAACAGCTCCGCTGGTCCCGCGTCGAAGCCTCCTACCAAGACCTCTGGCAACAACAGATCGACGAATCGAAAAACTAA
- a CDS encoding carbohydrate ABC transporter permease, which translates to MTRTQRINTTKGLLFISPWILGFLTFALYPLIATLYFSFMDYSVLAPPVPVGTENYAELATDTNFMKAVFNTVFFAAISVPLNTALACFLAVLLNFNVLGKSFFRTAFFLPSLVPMVCLGVIWRWLLNGEVGLINQVVGPFADVANAVLGTTFATPAWLEDPAFTKLGLVVASVWGLGHAMVIFLAGLQEAPVELYEAAELDGAGFWSKLKHVTIPMVSPYILFNMIMGFIAAFQVFAVPFVMMDGVNEPPGGPGGSMLFAATYIYLKAFQDWEMGYACAMALIFFLLVVSLTITLMKLSERRVYYAGK; encoded by the coding sequence ATGACCCGTACCCAGCGCATCAATACAACCAAGGGGCTCCTCTTCATCTCCCCCTGGATCCTTGGCTTCCTCACCTTTGCCCTCTACCCACTGATCGCGACCCTGTACTTCTCGTTCATGGACTACTCGGTGCTCGCTCCTCCCGTGCCCGTCGGCACCGAAAACTACGCCGAGCTCGCGACCGATACCAACTTCATGAAGGCCGTCTTCAACACCGTCTTCTTCGCCGCCATCTCCGTCCCCCTCAACACCGCCCTCGCCTGTTTCCTCGCGGTGCTGCTCAACTTCAACGTACTCGGCAAAAGCTTCTTCCGCACCGCCTTCTTCCTGCCTTCCCTCGTCCCCATGGTCTGCCTCGGAGTCATCTGGCGCTGGCTGCTCAACGGAGAAGTCGGCCTCATCAACCAAGTCGTCGGCCCCTTCGCCGACGTCGCCAATGCCGTGCTCGGCACCACTTTCGCTACCCCCGCTTGGCTTGAGGATCCCGCCTTCACCAAGCTCGGTCTCGTCGTGGCCAGCGTCTGGGGACTCGGACACGCCATGGTCATCTTCCTCGCCGGACTCCAGGAAGCGCCCGTGGAGCTCTACGAAGCCGCCGAGCTCGACGGAGCCGGCTTCTGGTCCAAGCTCAAGCACGTCACCATCCCCATGGTATCGCCCTACATTCTCTTCAACATGATCATGGGCTTCATCGCCGCATTCCAAGTCTTCGCGGTGCCCTTCGTCATGATGGACGGCGTCAACGAGCCCCCCGGCGGCCCTGGCGGCTCCATGCTCTTCGCCGCCACCTACATTTACCTCAAAGCCTTCCAAGACTGGGAAATGGGCTACGCCTGCGCCATGGCCCTCATCTTCTTCCTCCTCGTCGTCAGCCTCACCATCACCCTCATGAAACTCTCCGAACGCCGCGTCTACTACGCCGGAAAGTAA
- a CDS encoding carbohydrate ABC transporter permease, which produces MPTHKLSLLGKILLYALLVLFAIQFAAPFAWMISTAFKPLEETMALPPVWIPSEWKWENFKEAIDSMGNFWRYAANTLYVALLSVIGSVLSSSLAAYGFSRIDWPGRDKVFYLCIATMMIPFPVIMVPTYALFRELEWIGTFKTLYVPFFLGNAFNIFLLRQFFLGIPKSITEAARIDGCSELRIFWQIILPLSKSALLVIALFTFMHSWNDFFAPFIFINDQENYTLALGLQAFQSRQGGTEWHYLMAASTLIILPLIVLFFFTQKTFIQGITATGAKG; this is translated from the coding sequence GTGCCTACCCACAAACTCAGCCTCCTCGGAAAGATCCTCCTCTACGCGCTGCTGGTCCTCTTCGCCATCCAGTTCGCCGCCCCTTTCGCCTGGATGATCTCCACCGCCTTCAAGCCACTGGAGGAAACCATGGCCCTGCCCCCAGTGTGGATCCCCTCCGAGTGGAAATGGGAAAACTTCAAAGAGGCCATCGATTCCATGGGCAACTTCTGGCGCTACGCTGCCAACACCCTCTACGTCGCCCTCCTCTCCGTGATCGGTTCCGTGCTTTCCAGCTCTCTCGCCGCTTACGGCTTCTCCCGCATCGACTGGCCCGGACGCGACAAAGTCTTCTACCTTTGCATCGCCACCATGATGATCCCCTTTCCCGTCATCATGGTCCCCACCTATGCCCTCTTTCGCGAGCTCGAGTGGATCGGTACCTTCAAGACGCTCTACGTCCCCTTCTTCCTCGGCAACGCCTTCAACATCTTTCTGCTGCGTCAGTTCTTCCTCGGTATCCCCAAATCCATTACAGAAGCCGCCCGCATCGACGGCTGCAGCGAACTGCGCATCTTCTGGCAAATCATCCTGCCGCTCTCCAAGTCAGCCCTGCTGGTGATCGCCCTCTTCACCTTCATGCACAGCTGGAACGACTTTTTTGCCCCCTTCATTTTCATCAACGACCAAGAGAACTACACCCTCGCCCTCGGCCTCCAAGCCTTCCAGTCCCGCCAAGGCGGCACCGAGTGGCACTACCTCATGGCCGCCAGCACCCTCATCATCCTCCCCTTGATCGTGCTCTTCTTCTTCACCCAAAAAACCTTCATCCAAGGCATCACCGCGACAGGAGCGAAGGGGTGA
- a CDS encoding REP-associated tyrosine transposase, which translates to MQRPPHAKDLRKGRYSEPNARYFVTFNTVAPTPSIAEVSYFQSLSTAVFEMESAKQLSEASFTVMPDHVHLLFRLGSTLTLSQAIAKLKQRSRGSARVNPLHWQNGFHDHKLRNDSELHPILHYMYLNPYRARLLDQGSIWHYVHVEPSAWNWIQPLLDKDCPYPEWLTD; encoded by the coding sequence ATGCAACGTCCGCCCCATGCCAAAGACCTTCGCAAAGGCAGATATTCGGAACCGAATGCACGTTATTTCGTAACCTTCAATACAGTAGCACCCACACCATCTATCGCTGAAGTCAGCTACTTTCAGTCACTGTCCACAGCAGTTTTCGAGATGGAAAGCGCCAAGCAACTTTCCGAAGCGTCATTCACGGTTATGCCCGACCACGTGCATCTCTTGTTCAGGCTCGGGAGCACGCTCACGCTTTCCCAAGCTATTGCTAAACTGAAACAACGATCAAGAGGGAGTGCCCGCGTGAACCCCCTCCACTGGCAAAACGGTTTCCATGACCACAAACTCAGAAACGACAGCGAACTGCATCCAATTCTTCACTACATGTATTTGAATCCTTACCGAGCGAGACTACTCGACCAGGGTTCAATTTGGCACTATGTTCACGTAGAGCCGTCTGCTTGGAATTGGATCCAGCCGCTTCTCGACAAGGATTGCCCCTATCCAGAGTGGTTGACCGATTGA
- a CDS encoding TRAP transporter large permease subunit → MSEEIGSNDPEVNSRKWWDPVLAVFNRLENWSIAIALGAMMLLPLLEIVMRQFDSGISGNSAIQQHLVLFVAMVGGVIAAREARLLSLSTFTAYLKSGYAAAAKNISSTVAVFVSASLFAGSWAYIFGEFADREGELFPGFPLWWAKLILPFGFFMLTLRLIWQSGDRWWLRLIPIVVSAGLFYFGFYEFEEVSGFVWPLLIVVLIATVLGAPIFVTLAGAALVLFWGWGGYWPEEVGPILALNLYDLVKSPMLVTLPLFTLAGYLLAQGQSSQRLIRLINALFGRVRGGPAIVTVLVCTFFTVFTGASGVTILALGGLLMPVLLAAGYGDRRSIGLLTGAGSLGVLFPPCLPLILYSVVASTSRVSISLEQIFLGGLLPGTLLLVLTIGYGILREPKKAASPDGAGLDLGVWAKELGKAAWGATGEMLLPVVALFALFSGYATPVEAAAVSAFYAMILYIVDAKVVRKVYMLKELPGVMAECGLLVGGVLLILGVAMGFTNYLVTEMIPDQLVTWATENIESPLVFLLLLNLFLIVVGCLMDIFSAIIVIVPLIVPLGAAFGIDPVHLGIIFLANLQLGYITPPIGMNLFLASYRFEKPMSMVIRAALPMLVVFVVGVLLITYWPALTTWLPGVVLGQ, encoded by the coding sequence GTGTCTGAAGAAATTGGCTCAAACGATCCCGAGGTGAATTCCCGCAAGTGGTGGGATCCGGTTTTGGCGGTTTTCAACCGGCTGGAAAACTGGTCCATCGCGATCGCTTTGGGGGCTATGATGCTCTTGCCGCTTCTGGAGATCGTGATGCGTCAATTTGATTCGGGCATTTCCGGCAATTCTGCGATCCAGCAGCACTTGGTTCTATTCGTGGCAATGGTGGGCGGCGTTATCGCGGCTCGCGAAGCTCGCTTGCTTTCCCTTTCCACCTTTACGGCGTATTTGAAATCTGGGTATGCGGCCGCGGCCAAGAACATTAGCAGCACGGTGGCGGTGTTCGTATCGGCTTCCTTGTTTGCCGGAAGTTGGGCGTACATATTTGGCGAGTTTGCGGATCGGGAAGGGGAGCTGTTCCCGGGGTTCCCGCTTTGGTGGGCCAAGCTGATTTTGCCTTTCGGCTTCTTCATGCTGACCTTGCGGCTTATTTGGCAGTCGGGAGATCGTTGGTGGCTCCGCCTGATCCCCATCGTAGTGAGCGCCGGCTTGTTCTATTTTGGTTTCTACGAGTTCGAGGAAGTGAGCGGCTTCGTTTGGCCGCTGCTGATTGTGGTTCTGATCGCTACGGTTCTGGGGGCTCCGATTTTCGTGACCTTGGCGGGCGCGGCTCTGGTGCTGTTCTGGGGTTGGGGTGGTTATTGGCCGGAAGAGGTGGGGCCGATCCTCGCCTTGAATTTATACGACTTGGTGAAGAGTCCCATGCTGGTGACGCTGCCGCTCTTCACGCTCGCGGGATACCTCTTGGCTCAGGGGCAGTCCTCGCAACGTTTGATTCGCTTGATCAATGCCCTCTTCGGGCGGGTGCGGGGGGGACCGGCGATCGTAACGGTTTTGGTTTGTACCTTTTTCACTGTATTCACGGGCGCCAGCGGGGTTACGATCTTGGCCCTGGGCGGTCTGCTGATGCCGGTCCTGTTGGCTGCGGGTTACGGAGACCGACGCAGCATTGGCTTGCTGACGGGAGCGGGTTCGCTGGGGGTGCTGTTTCCGCCATGTTTGCCGCTCATCTTGTACAGCGTGGTGGCGTCCACCTCTCGCGTGAGCATTTCGCTAGAGCAGATATTTCTCGGAGGGCTATTGCCGGGTACCCTGTTGCTTGTATTGACAATTGGATACGGGATTTTGCGGGAACCCAAGAAGGCGGCTTCGCCTGATGGGGCAGGTTTGGATTTAGGAGTCTGGGCCAAGGAGCTGGGCAAGGCTGCGTGGGGAGCGACGGGTGAAATGCTGCTGCCGGTGGTGGCTCTGTTTGCCTTGTTCAGTGGATACGCGACTCCGGTGGAGGCGGCAGCGGTGTCGGCCTTTTACGCGATGATACTCTATATCGTGGACGCTAAGGTGGTGCGTAAGGTTTACATGCTCAAGGAGCTTCCTGGAGTGATGGCGGAGTGCGGCTTGCTGGTGGGCGGCGTGCTCTTGATTCTCGGGGTGGCTATGGGCTTCACCAACTACTTGGTGACGGAGATGATTCCGGACCAGCTGGTTACGTGGGCCACGGAGAATATCGAGTCGCCTCTGGTGTTCCTGTTGCTGCTTAATCTGTTCCTGATCGTGGTTGGCTGCTTGATGGATATCTTCTCGGCCATCATCGTCATCGTGCCTTTGATTGTTCCGCTGGGCGCGGCCTTTGGGATCGATCCGGTGCATTTGGGGATCATTTTCTTGGCGAATTTGCAGCTTGGATACATCACCCCGCCGATCGGCATGAACCTGTTCTTGGCCAGCTACCGTTTCGAGAAGCCCATGAGCATGGTGATTCGAGCGGCCCTGCCGATGTTAGTGGTCTTTGTGGTGGGCGTGTTGCTGATTACCTATTGGCCGGCTTTGACGACTTGGCTGCCAGGTGTGGTGTTGGGGCAGTAG
- a CDS encoding acetylxylan esterase: protein MNKPHLLCLKLLLINAFVCTQAADNPTPLEWTTTQDHQNMMEQLGITELRPGRNGWAQAGEPNAANYDESQANPYPDLPELLVTLDGSPVATAHAWRTIRRPELIAAFESEVYGRIPQNVPEVDWRIEHSYENLTVDSIPAIAQRLAGVVDNSAYPEIDVSIDATLVLPQKMDKPAPVLIMFGWKPLEFPDDATTAFTLDGTPSRFNEDPPSFSQLIAAGWGIVYLIPTSYQADNGAGLTRGIIGLVNKGQPRQPDDWGALRAWGWGASRCLDYLETRPEVNVRQVGIEGVSRYGKAALVTHAFDERFAVGFIASSGAGGVALHRRNFGESTENLASSGAYHWFAGNYIKYATEKSRFGRMTPDNLPVDSHQLIALCAPRPTFVSYGIPENGDALWLDQQGSYMATVAASPAFALLGAQGLGETKDYRTAPLPPVNQDLLDGELAWRQHDGGHESQSNMKHFLRWAEKKMR from the coding sequence ATGAACAAGCCCCATCTCCTCTGCCTCAAACTACTGCTTATCAACGCCTTTGTTTGCACGCAAGCAGCGGACAACCCCACCCCGCTCGAGTGGACGACCACCCAGGACCACCAGAACATGATGGAGCAACTCGGCATTACCGAGCTACGCCCGGGGCGCAACGGCTGGGCCCAAGCCGGCGAACCAAACGCCGCCAACTACGACGAGTCCCAAGCCAATCCCTATCCCGACCTTCCCGAGCTCCTGGTCACCCTAGACGGTTCTCCCGTCGCGACTGCCCACGCATGGCGAACCATTCGACGCCCCGAGCTCATCGCCGCCTTCGAGTCGGAAGTCTACGGACGCATCCCGCAAAACGTGCCCGAGGTCGATTGGCGCATCGAACACAGCTACGAGAACCTCACCGTGGACAGCATTCCCGCCATCGCTCAAAGACTTGCTGGGGTGGTCGACAATTCCGCGTATCCAGAAATCGATGTCAGCATCGACGCAACCTTGGTCCTCCCCCAGAAAATGGACAAGCCCGCCCCCGTGCTCATCATGTTCGGCTGGAAACCACTGGAGTTTCCAGACGATGCTACGACCGCCTTCACCCTCGATGGCACTCCTTCACGCTTCAACGAAGACCCGCCTTCCTTCAGCCAACTGATCGCCGCCGGCTGGGGCATCGTCTACTTGATCCCGACCTCCTACCAAGCCGACAACGGGGCCGGGCTCACCCGCGGCATCATCGGCCTCGTCAATAAAGGACAGCCCCGCCAACCCGACGATTGGGGCGCCTTGCGAGCTTGGGGCTGGGGCGCCTCCCGCTGCCTCGACTACCTGGAAACGCGGCCAGAGGTGAACGTCCGCCAAGTCGGCATCGAAGGCGTTTCCCGCTACGGCAAAGCCGCCTTGGTCACCCATGCCTTCGACGAACGTTTCGCCGTCGGCTTCATCGCCTCCTCTGGCGCCGGCGGAGTCGCTCTGCATCGACGCAACTTCGGCGAGTCCACCGAAAACCTTGCCAGCTCCGGCGCCTACCACTGGTTCGCCGGCAACTATATCAAGTACGCCACGGAAAAATCCCGTTTCGGCCGCATGACCCCCGACAACTTACCGGTCGATTCCCACCAGCTGATCGCCCTCTGCGCTCCGCGCCCCACCTTCGTGAGCTACGGCATTCCGGAGAACGGCGATGCCCTTTGGTTGGACCAGCAAGGCAGCTACATGGCCACGGTGGCCGCCTCTCCGGCCTTCGCATTGCTAGGCGCCCAGGGCCTCGGCGAAACGAAAGACTATCGCACCGCCCCCTTGCCGCCAGTCAACCAAGACCTGCTGGATGGAGAGCTCGCTTGGCGTCAACACGACGGCGGCCACGAATCCCAATCCAACATGAAACACTTCCTCCGCTGGGCGGAGAAGAAGATGAGGTAG
- the ftsY gene encoding signal recognition particle-docking protein FtsY yields MLSIFKKFKQGLAKSAKSIAEKTGGIFGRKKLDANSIEELEEALFASDFGYETTEEIIEETQKAYKKDKELRGKDVAAIGSSVLKRVLDGSEGRIQFVEGSPTVICLIGVNGSGKTTTTAKLGHQYKQDGRNPMVAACDTFRAAAIEQLKEWSSRLGLDIIAGQHGADSAAVAFDAYQAAKARGHDTLIIDTAGRLHTKSNLMDELAKIRRVLQKHDEAAPHYSLLVVDGSLGSNSIEQARVFNEKFGLDGLVVTKLDGTSRGGALVGIYRELKLPIFFLGFGEKPEDLQEYRIDNYVDAIFGSDEEA; encoded by the coding sequence ATGCTATCGATTTTCAAGAAGTTCAAGCAAGGCCTCGCCAAGTCAGCCAAGAGCATCGCTGAAAAGACAGGCGGGATCTTCGGTCGCAAAAAGCTCGACGCCAATTCCATCGAAGAGCTCGAGGAAGCGCTTTTCGCTTCCGACTTCGGTTACGAAACCACCGAAGAAATCATCGAGGAAACGCAGAAAGCCTACAAGAAGGATAAGGAACTGCGCGGCAAGGATGTCGCCGCCATCGGTTCCTCCGTGCTCAAGCGGGTGCTCGACGGTTCGGAAGGGCGTATCCAATTTGTGGAGGGATCGCCTACGGTGATCTGTTTGATCGGGGTGAATGGCTCCGGCAAGACGACTACCACGGCCAAGCTCGGCCACCAGTACAAGCAGGATGGCCGCAATCCCATGGTGGCTGCTTGCGATACCTTTCGCGCGGCAGCCATCGAGCAATTGAAGGAGTGGTCGTCACGCCTTGGGCTCGACATCATTGCCGGTCAGCACGGAGCGGACTCCGCGGCGGTAGCCTTCGACGCTTACCAAGCGGCTAAGGCTCGTGGTCACGATACCTTGATCATCGATACGGCAGGCCGCTTGCATACCAAGAGCAACTTGATGGATGAGCTGGCGAAGATTCGCCGCGTCCTGCAGAAGCACGATGAAGCGGCTCCGCACTACAGTTTGTTGGTCGTGGACGGCAGCCTAGGTTCCAACTCCATCGAGCAGGCCCGCGTGTTTAACGAAAAGTTTGGCTTGGACGGTTTGGTAGTCACCAAGCTCGACGGCACCAGCCGTGGCGGCGCTTTGGTAGGAATCTACCGCGAGCTCAAGCTGCCGATCTTTTTCCTTGGGTTCGGCGAGAAGCCGGAAGATCTGCAGGAGTATCGAATCGACAACTACGTCGACGCGATATTCGGAAGCGACGAGGAAGCGTAG
- the nusB gene encoding transcription antitermination factor NusB, whose translation MSEGKKSQRRQCRVAAMQYIYAWSINRPNDLSDDLTVFFQGLEEERDYYNFAEELVHGVIEYSAEIDDKIMSLAKNWDFDRIAKIDLAILRLAVYELLYRKDIPPVVTINEAIDLSKEFSTAESRRFVNGILDKLKGGLDRPSRTASWE comes from the coding sequence ATGTCCGAGGGAAAAAAATCTCAACGCCGTCAGTGTCGCGTCGCCGCGATGCAATACATCTACGCTTGGTCGATCAATCGTCCCAACGATTTGTCCGATGACTTGACCGTATTCTTCCAAGGCCTCGAGGAAGAGCGTGACTACTATAACTTTGCAGAAGAGTTAGTGCACGGCGTCATCGAGTACTCCGCGGAGATCGACGACAAGATCATGTCGCTGGCCAAGAACTGGGATTTCGACCGCATCGCCAAGATCGACCTCGCCATCCTGCGCCTCGCAGTCTACGAGCTGCTCTATCGCAAGGACATTCCGCCGGTTGTCACCATCAATGAAGCGATCGACCTGAGTAAGGAATTCTCCACCGCCGAGTCCCGCCGCTTCGTGAACGGAATCTTGGACAAGCTCAAGGGCGGTCTCGACCGTCCTTCCCGTACGGCCAGCTGGGAGTAG
- the ribH gene encoding 6,7-dimethyl-8-ribityllumazine synthase — translation MSQLSPSALKIDGSDFRIGVVAARFNEEYVAGLLDGALAALKQAGVADDAIVVERVPGANELPVAAKFLVDTGKFDAVIALGVVIAGGTRHYEMVSDSANHGLQQVAVTSGLPVVAGLIVGENEEQVRERCIGSIPKGSEFGQCALEMAKLRRNYL, via the coding sequence ATGAGCCAACTATCGCCATCCGCGCTGAAAATCGACGGGTCCGACTTCCGGATCGGTGTCGTTGCAGCCCGATTCAACGAGGAGTATGTCGCGGGCTTGCTCGACGGAGCCCTTGCCGCCCTCAAACAGGCGGGAGTGGCGGACGACGCAATCGTCGTGGAACGCGTCCCCGGAGCCAACGAGTTGCCGGTCGCGGCCAAGTTCTTGGTAGATACGGGCAAGTTCGATGCGGTCATCGCTCTCGGCGTGGTCATCGCCGGTGGAACGCGCCACTACGAGATGGTTTCCGATTCCGCGAACCATGGGCTTCAGCAGGTGGCTGTAACGTCGGGATTGCCTGTAGTCGCTGGCCTGATCGTGGGAGAGAACGAGGAGCAAGTGCGCGAGCGCTGCATCGGATCGATCCCCAAGGGATCGGAATTTGGGCAATGTGCTCTGGAAATGGCGAAGCTGCGCCGCAACTATCTTTAA